One Dama dama isolate Ldn47 chromosome 31, ASM3311817v1, whole genome shotgun sequence genomic window carries:
- the LOC133050226 gene encoding GTP-binding nuclear protein Ran-like: MAAQGEPQVQFKLVLVGDGGTGKTTFVKRHLTGEFEKKYVATLGVEVHPLVFHTNRGPIKFNVWDTAGQEKFGGLRDGYYIQAQCAIIMFDVTSRVTYKNVPNWHRDLIRVCENIPIVLCSNKVDIKDRKVKAKSIIFHRKKNLQYYDISAKSNYNFEKPFLWLARKLIGDPNLEFVAVPALAPPEVVMDPALAAQYEHDLEVAQTTALPDEDDDL; encoded by the coding sequence ATGGCTGCCCAAGGAGAACCCCAAGTTCAGTTCAAACTTGTTTTGGTTGGTGATGGtggtactggaaaaactacattcGTGAAGCGTCATCTGACTGGTGAATTTGAGAAGAAGTATGTAGCTACCTTGGGTGTTGAGGTCCATCCTCTTGTGTTCCATACCAACAGAGGACCTATTAAGTTCAACGTATGGGATACAGCTGGTCAGGAGAAATTTGGTGGACTGAGAGATGGCTATTATATACAAGCTCAGTGTGCCATTATAATGTTTGACGTAACATCAAGAGTTACTTACAAGAATGTGCCTAACTGGCATAGAGATCTGATACGAGTGTGTGAGAACATCCCAATTGTGTTGTGTAGCAACAAAGTGGATATTAAGGACAGAAAGGTTAAGGCAAAGTCAATTATCTTCCACCGAAAGAAGAATCTTCAGTACTATGACATTTCTGCCAAAAGTAACTACAACTTTGAAAAGCCCTTCCTCTGGCTTGCTAGAAAATTGATTGGAGACCCTAACTTGGAGTTTGTCGCCGTGCCTGCTCTTGCCCCGCCAGAGGTGGTCATGGACCCAGCCTTGGCAGCACAGTACGAGCACGATTTAGAGGTTGCTCAGACAACTGCTCTCCCGGATGAAGATGATGACCTGTGA